In a genomic window of Punica granatum isolate Tunisia-2019 chromosome 6, ASM765513v2, whole genome shotgun sequence:
- the LOC116211513 gene encoding LOW QUALITY PROTEIN: ubiquitin-activating enzyme E1 1-like (The sequence of the model RefSeq protein was modified relative to this genomic sequence to represent the inferred CDS: inserted 1 base in 1 codon; deleted 1 base in 1 codon; substituted 1 base at 1 genomic stop codon) — MFPTRQSSSDRTIINLENSACGGISARTNCSGRGSTIPMGIDEDLHSRQLAVYGRETMRRLFASNILISGMQGLGAEIAKNLVLAGVKSVTLHDEGVVESWDLSSNFIFSERDVGKNRALASVHKLRELNNAVLVSSLTSTLTKDQLSNFQAVVFTDVNIEKAIEFNDYCHNHQPSISFIKVEVRGLFGSVFCDFGPDFTVSDVDGEEPHTGIIASISNDNPALVSCVDDERLEFQDGDLVVFSEIHGMTELNDGKPRKINFARPYSFILEEDTTNYGTYEKGGIVTQVKQPXVLDFKPLREALKDPGDFLLSDFSKFDRPPLLHLAFQALDKFMYELGRYPVAGSEDDAQRLISVASSINENLGDSKLEDINHKLLRHFAFGAKAVLNPMAAMFGGIVGQEVVKACSGKFHPLFQFFYFDSVESLPTEPVHPEELKPLNSRYDAQISVFGSKLQKKMEDAKIFLVGSGALGCEFLKNLALMGVACGRKGQLTVTDDDVIEKSNLSRQFLFRDWNIGQAKSTVAAAAAALINPSLNIEALQNRVGPETENVFDDNFWENLSVVINALDNVNARLYVDQRCXNFQKPLLESGTLGTKCNTQTVIPHLTENYGASRDPTEKQAPMCTVHSFPHSIDHCLTWARSEFEGLLEKTPAEVNAYLSNPAEYTKAMINAGDAQARDTLERVLECLSGERCETFEDCITWARLKFEDYFANRVKQLIYTFPENAATSTGAPFWSAPKRFPHPLEFSSSDPGHLHFVMAASILRAETFGIPVPDWVKDSKKLAEVVDKVTVPEFQPKKDVKIVTDEKATTLSAASTDDAEAIDDFVMRLEQCRRSLPPSFKMKPIQFEKDDDTNYHMDLIVALANMRARNYSIPEVDKLKAKFIAGRIIPAIATSTAMATGLVCLELYKVLDGGHKLEDYRNTFANLALPLFSMAEPVPPKVINYRDMRWTIWDSWVIKDNPTLREVLQWLEEKGLNAYSISCGSSLLYNSMFPSHKERMDGKVVDLAREVAKVEVPPYRRHVDIVVACEDDEGNDIDIPQISVYFR, encoded by the exons ATGTTCCCCACTCGCCAGAGCAGCAGCGACCGCACCATCATCAATCTCGAGAACAGTGCCTGCGGCGGCATCAGTGCTCGCACCAACTGCAGCGGACGGGGCAGCACCATTCCCATGGGCATCGACGAGGATCTCCACAGCCGTCAGCTCGCTGTGTACGGTCGTGAAACCATGCGGAGACTGTTCGCTTCCAACATTCTCATCTCTGGGATGCAAGGCCTTGGTGCTGAGATTG CAAAGAACCTCGTCCTTGCTGGAGTGAAGTCCGTGACCTTGCACGATGAAGGTGTGGTGGAATCATGGGATTTGTCGagcaattttatattttccgAAAGGGATGTTGGGAAGAACAGGGCACTTGCGTCTGTTCATAAGTTACGTGAGCTCAATAATGCAGTCCTTGTTTCTTCTCTTACATCGACATTGACTAAAGACCAACTTTCTAATTTCCAG GCTGTTGTATTTACAGATGTTAATATTGAAAAGGCCATCGAGTTCAATGATTACTGCCATAATCATCAACCATCTATCTCTTTCATCAAGGTTGAAGTTAGAGGCCTCTTTGGTTCTGTCTTCTGTGATTTTGGACCTGACTTCACAGTTTCTGATGTTGATGGCGAAGAACCACACACAGGCATAATTGCTTCCATCAGCAACGATAATCCTGCACTGGTGTCATGCGTTGATGATGAAAGGCTTGAGTTTCAAGATGGGGACCTAGTCGTGTTCTCTGAAATTCACGGAATGACTGAACTGAATGATGGAAAACCAAGGAAGATTAACTTTGCAAGGCCGTATTCTTTCATTCTTGAGGAGGATACCACGAATTATGGTACTTATGAGAAAGGTGGTATTGTCACCCAGGTGAAACAGCCTTAGGTGTTGGACTTCAAGCCTCTGAGAGAAGCACTTAAAGATCCTGGTGACTTTCTTCTGAGTGATTTCTCGAAGTTTGATCGCCCACCTCTCCTGCACTTGGCATTCCAGGCACTTGATAAATTTATGTATGAATTAGGGCGATACCCTGTTGCTGGCTCAGAGGACGATGCTCAGAGGCTTATATCTGTTGCTAGTTCAATAAATGAGAACCTGGGTGATTCAAAGCTGGAAGACATCAATCATAAGCTTTTGAGGCACTTTGCGTTTGGTGCCAAGGCTGTTTTGAATCCTATGGCTGCCATGTTTGGTGGAATCGTTGGCCAGGAGGTTGTGAAGGCATGCTCAGGAAAATTCCACCCGCTCTTTCAG TTCTTTTACTTTGACTCGGTGGAGTCGCTGCCCACAGAGCCAGTTCATCCTGAGGAATTAAAACCTCTAAATAGCCGTTATGATGCACAAATCTCAGTTTTTGGGTCCAAGctacaaaagaaaatggaggaTGCTAAAATCTTTTTAGTAGGATCTGGCGCATTGGGTTGTGAATTCTTAAAAAATTTGGCCTTAATGGGAGTTGCATGTGGTCGTAAAGGACAGTTAACTGTCACTGATGATGATGTGATCGAGAAAAGTAACCTCAGCAGGCAATTTCTCTTTCGTGATTGGAACATTGGACAGGCTAAATCTACAGTTGCTGCTGCAGCTGCAGCATTAATAAATCCCAGTCTCAATATTGAAGCTTTGCAAAATCGTGTTGGACCAGAAACTGAGAACGTCTTTGATGACAATTTCTGGGAAAACCTGAGCGTTGTTATCAACGCGCTGGACAATGTAAATGCAAGGCTCTATGTTGACCAGAGGT TAAATTTCCAGAAGCCACTACTCGAGTCCGGAACATTAGGTACCAAATGCAATACTCAAACGGTCATTCCTCACCTAACAGAAAACTATGGTGCCTCGAGAGACCCTACTGAGAAGCAGGCACCTATGTGCACCGTCCACTCCTTCCCACACAGTATTGACCACTGTTTGACATGGGCTCGATCTGAGTTTGAGGGTTTGCTTGAGAAAACTCCTGCTGAAGTCAATGCATATCTATCTAATCCTGCTGAGTACACTAAGGCAATGATTAATGCTGGTGATGCTCAAGCACGTGATACTTTAGAGCGTGTTCTTGAATGCCTCAGCGGTGAAAGATGCGAGACATTTGAAGACTGCATCACTTGGGCTCGTTTGAA GTTTGAGGACTATTTTGCAAACCGCGTGAAGCAATTGATCTACACTTTTCCTGAAAATGCTGCTACCAGTACCGGAGCACCCTTTTGGTCTGCCCCCAAGCGATTTCCTCATCCACTTGAATTCTCATCCTCAGATCCTGGCCACCTTCATTTTGTGATGGCAGCATCTATACTCAGAGCAGAGACATTCGGAATCCCAGTGCCCGACTGGGTCAAGGATTCAAAGAAGCTAGCTGAAGTTGTAGATAAAGTTACTGTTCCCGAATTCCAGCCAAAGAAAGACGTAAAAATCGTAACTGATGAGAAAGCAACAACTCTGTCTGCTGCATCCACGGATGATGCCGAGGCCATTGATGACTTCGTCATGAGGCTAGAGCAGTGTCGTAGGAGCCTGCCCCCT TCATTTAAGATGAAGCCGATTCAGTTCGAGAAG GATGATGATACAAACTACCACATGGATCTGATAGTTGCACTCGCCAACATGAGGGCACGGAACTACAGCATCCCCGAAGTTGACAAGCTGAAGGCCAAATTCATCGCTGGGAGGATCATCCCTGCAATCGCAACCTCCACGGCAATGGCCACTGGACTTGTCTGTCTTGAGCTCTACAAGGTTCTTGATGGAGGCCACAAGTTAGAGGATTACCGGAACACATTTGCCAACTTGGCCCTGCCACTATTCTCGATGGCTGAACCAGTCCCTCCAAAGGTCATCAATTACCGAGACATGAGGTGGACCATCTGGGACTCATGGGTTATCAAGGACAACCCTACTTTAAGGGAAGTCCTCCAGTGGCTCGAAGAAAAGGGGCTAAATGCGTATAGCATCTCGTGCGGAAGTTCCCTGCTGTACAATAGTATGTTCCCAAGTCACAAAGAGAGGATGGACGGGAAGGTGGTGGACCTTGCACGGGAGGTGGCTAAGGTAGAAGTGCCTCCTTATCGTCGCCATGTGGACATTGTCGTGGCCTGCGAGGATGACGAGGGCAATGATATTGACATTCCTCAAATATCGGTTTACTTCCGCTAG
- the LOC116210659 gene encoding uncharacterized protein At5g39865-like, with protein sequence MWRPWAKSTVKVVHAPSHRFSCSSFKDIQHLCSPSSSSSDDPPPPTFPSPSPSHKKLSILRRPLSFASPTLLLSDSDSAPPNPNSLPRPEPPDHLLTAPATPPSSSRLPPGAGNGIVVYYTSLRVVRPTFEACRAVQSILRGFRVRIDERDLSMDPGFLGELQRLLEAGAAGEGSRPTLPRVFIGGRYIGGAEEIRQLHEMGELKKLVEGLPAAEAGVCEVCGGNRFVLCTECNGSHKLYTEKSGFKSCTACNENGLLRCSSCCPSSSSSSSSSPSTSPPLLT encoded by the coding sequence ATGTGGAGGCCGTGGGCCAAATCGACGGTCAAGGTTGTCCACGCCCCATCCCACCGCTTCTCCTGCTCCTCCTTTAAGGACATCCAGCACCTCTGCagcccctcctcctcctcctccgatGACCCTCCTCCTCCTACCTTCCCTTCCCCCTCCCCATCTCACAAGAAGCTCTCCATCCTCCGCCGCCCCTTATCATTCGCCTCCCCTACCCTCCTTCTCTCCGACTCCGACTCCGCCCCTCCTAATCCTAATTCCCTCCCCAGACCCGAACCTCCCGACCACCTACTAACTGCACCTGCCACCCCTCCTTCCTCTAGTAGATTACCGCCTGGGGCGGGCAACGGCATTGTGGTCTATTACACGAGCCTGCGCGTGGTGAGGCCCACGTTCGAGGCCTGCAGGGCGGTGCAGTCGATCCTCCGAGGGTTCCGCGTGAGGATCGACGAGCGGGACCTGTCCATGGACCCGGGGTTCTTGGGGGAGCTACAGCGGCTCCTGGAGGCTGGGGCCGCAGGTGAAGGGAGCAGGCCGACCCTGCCGCGGGTGTTCATCGGGGGGAGGTACATTGGGGGAGCGGAGGAGATACGGCAGCTACACGAGATGGGGGAGCTGAAGAAGCTGGTGGAGGGGCTGCCAGCAGCGGAGGCGGGGGTGTGTGAGGTATGCGGCGGGAACAGGTTCGTCCTGTGCACAGAATGTAACGGCAGCCACAAGCTGTACACGGAGAAGAGCGGCTTCAAGAGTTGTACGGCTTGCAATGAGAACGGTCTCCTCAGGTGCTCTTCGTGTTgtccctcttcctcttcctcctcctcctcctccccctccacCTCCCCTCCATTGCTGACCTGA
- the LOC116211225 gene encoding uncharacterized protein LOC116211225: MAAALECWSSRTSTDTDDMVEQVLMRSNDRSEGSPPATSSAAAAATPAKETPSAVQKRLQRLGRNVSEAIASLKNSLNIDSARDSPSPKNESCRKVVWGSVVRSLTQLYPGSQLPEKLVSNIRKHYDSLPLSYAQAGFDMKEVFLHIKLMEQASGGDSPATLIQEVTPEEVQGSVFKLTFACNSSISWPLMSGSLDNASIYCKKFQIFEKKGFTLGVVLLQVHPEHERTFKTRVETALRLAMKRPRASTVKLPFGLCGCQEEGTDGRDLGQVEEDVDEQCYRNNIDNPYQKTQLQMPLPDSSFIVSVDEWQTIQSGGDGIGKWLLNSDNLEFVDQIGPNSYKGIYKGRKVEIEKLKGCDKGNSYEFQLRKDILQLMTCGHRNILQFIGVCIDESHGLCVVTKLMEGGSVQDLMLKNKKLHLKEILRISVDVVEGLKFMNDHGVAYRDMNTARILLDRHGNACLGELGIVAACKSVGEALEYETDGYRWLAPEIIAGDPECVSETWMSNVYSFGMVIWEMVTGEAAYAAYSPVQAAVGIAACGLRPDIPKDCPQVLRTLMTKCWNNCPSKRPQFAEILAVLLQYRSSNCTR, encoded by the exons ATGGCGGCAGCACTGGAGTGCTGGTCCAGCCGGACGAGCACGGACACCGACGAcatggtcgagcaggtccTCATGCGCTCCAACGACAGATCCGAGGGCTCCCCCCCGGCCACCTCTTCAGCAGCCGCAGCAGCCACCCCGGCGAAGGAGACCCCCTCCGCTGTCCAGAAGCGGCTGCAGCGGCTCGGACGGAACGTTTCGGAGGCCATCGCCTCACTCAAGAACTCCCTCAACATTGACTCGGCCCGTGACTCTCCGTCTCCCAAGAACGAGAGCTGTCGGAAGGTCGTTTGGGGCAGTGTCGTCCGGAGCTTGACGCAGCTCTACCCAGGGAGCCAGCTGCCGGAGAAGCTCGTCTCCAATATCCGCAAGCATTACGACTCTCTGCCTCTCAG TTACGCGCAGGCAGGTTTTGATATGAAAGAAGTGTTTCTCcatatcaaattgatggaGCAGGCGTCAGGGGGAGACAGCCCCGCCACTCTGATTCAAGAGGTGACTCCTGAGGAGGTCCAAGGTTCAGTTTTTAAGCTCACATTCGCATGCAACTCTTCCATCTCTTGGCCTTTGATGTCAGGCTCACTCGATAATGCCTCCATATACTGCAAGAAGTTTCAGATATTCGAGAAGAAAGGTTTTACCCTGGGGGTTGTGCTTCTCCAAGTCCATCCCGAGCACGAGAGAACCTTCAAAACTCGGGTTGAAACAGCCCTCAGATTGGCCATGAAGAGGCCCAGAGCCTCCACGGTTAAGCTCCCGTTCGGGCTTTGTGGGTGCCAGGAGGAGGGCACCGATGGAAGAGACTTGGGTCAGGTGGAAGAGGATGTAGATGAGCAGTGTTACAGGAACAACATTGACAATCCGTACCAAAAGACCCAACTTCAGATGCCTTTACCCGATTCGTCATTTATTGTGTCTGTTGATGAGTGGCAGACGATTCAGTCAGGCGGCGATGGGATAGGAAAGTGGCTGTTGAACTCAGATAATCTCGAATTCGTGGATCAAATCGGACCGAATTCCTACAAGGGTATTTACAAGGGCAGAAAGGTTGAAATTGAGAAACTCAAGGGGTGTGATAAAGGGAATTCTTATGAATTCCAGTTGCGAAAGGATATTCTGCAACTTATGACTTGTGGCCACAGGAACATTCTTCAATTCATTGGAGTCTGCATTGATGAGAGCCATGGGTTGTGCGTTGTCACCAAGTTGATGGAGGGTGGGTCTGTTCAAGATTTGATGCTTAAGAACAAGAAGCTTCATTTGAAGGAAATATTGAGAATCTCTGTCGATGTCGTGGAAGGCCTAAAGTTTATGAACGATCATGGCGTTGCTTACAGAGATATGAATACAGCAAGGATCTTGCTTGATCGCCATGGGAATGCTTGCTTAGGTGAATTGGGAATAGTTGCTGCCTGCAAGAGCGTTGGTGAAGCACTGGAATATGAAACTGATGGTTACCGATGGCTAGCTCCTGAG ATAATTGCCGGAGACCCAGAGTGTGTCTCTGAGACATGGATGAGTAATGTATACAGTTTCGGGATGGTGATTTGGGAGATGGTGACTGGTGAGGCAGCATATGCTGCTTATTCCCCGGTGCAAGCGGCTGTAGGAATTGCAGCTTGTGGGCTAAGGCCAGATATCCCGAAGGATTGTCCCCAAGTCCTGAGGACTCTCATGACAAAATGCTGGAACAATTGTCCCTCAAAGCGTCCTCAGTTTGCTGAGATTCTGGCCGTTTTGTTACAGTACAGGAGCAGCAACTGTACTAGGTAA
- the LOC116210658 gene encoding ethylene-overproduction protein 1-like translates to MQMRFLKLIDRFKSAQVHALNPPLPEETSSSSSSSSSSVDASSATAAAAGDNKLNPPLLKLIRSRPKPHNSLSLADSLLLAYGLPNAQLIEPPIEPHLRPLNFVHALADIYRRLQASSLHDKALICIEQYSVLRSLGDPKLLRRCLSNARLFASDVHSKVVLSAWLRFERGMDELPGFSTVESPGDDLICRCVSNSVCGYCQSCREGPSALVLDEIEDSNSEEESGVLFCVGNEEVRCLRSKIAALSLPFRTMLYGSFVESKREIIEFSHNGISLKGMQAVEIYSRTKRLDPFGPEIVMEMLTFANRFCCEEMKSACDAYLASQVGNLEDVTALMDYGLEETAHLLVASCLQVLLRKLPRSLYIPKVMKLLCSSEARERLAMVGHASFMLYYFLTQVALKESMVADTTLVLLERLKECATEKWQQALALHQLGCARLERKEFKEAQSCFEEAAELGHAYSIAGIARARYKQGQQYLAYKLINSVISENNKPSGWMFQERSLYGIEGDKISDANAATKLDPTLLFPYKLRAVVKAEEQQIRAAISEIDRIIGFKLATDCLELRAWFSIAAEDYASAIRDIRALLTLEPNYMAFNGNISANRLLELLSHQIEQCSQADCWMQLYERWSSVDDIGSLAVIHHMLANDPKKSLLWFRQSLLLLRLNSQKAAMRSLRLARNFSTTEQERLVYEGWILYDTGNRQEAISRAEKSISIQRSFEAFFLKAYALADTILDPESSSYVIQLLEEALKCPSDGLRKGQALNNLASIYVDCGKLEPAETCYKNALDIKHTRAHQGLARVYHMKNQRQAAYDEMSQLIEKAQYKASAYEKRSEYSDREMAQSDLNMATQLDPLRTYPYRYRAAVLMDDQKEAEAVEELTRAIAFKPDLQMLHLRAAFYESIGDLSSALQDCEAALCLDPTHMDTLDLYQRAHGRAAEQVKVSISGS, encoded by the exons ATGCAAATGCGTTTTCTTAAGCTCATAGATCGATTCAAGAGCGCCCAAGTTCACGCCCTCAACCCACCCCTACCTGAAGAaacctcttcttcctcctcctcctcctcctcctccgttGATGCTTCTTCCGCCACCGCCGCAGCAGCTGGCGACAACAAGCTCAACCCTCCCTTGCTCAAGCTCATCCGGTCGAGGCCCAAGCCCCACAACTCCCTCTCTCTTGCCGATTCTCTTCTCCTTGCTTATGGTCTCCCTAATGCCCAACTCATTGAACCCCCCATTGAGCCCCACCTTCGACCCCTCAATTTCGTCCATGCTCTCGCCGATATCTACCGCCGCCTCCAGGCTTCCTCGCTTCATGACAAGGCACTTATCTGCATCGAGCAGTACTCGGTTCTCCGTTCCCTCGGCGACCCCAAGCTTCTCAGGCGATGTTTAAGCAACGCTCGTCTTTTCGCTTCCGATGTTCACTCCAAAGTTGTTCTCTCTGCGTGGTTGCGGTTTGAGAGGGGAATGGATGAGCTTCCTGGTTTCTCCACAGTCGAGTCCCCCGGTGATGATCTAATTTGTCGGTGCGTGTCCAATTCAGTCTGTGGTTATTGCCAATCCTGTCGAGAGGGACCGAGTGCCCTGGTTCTCGACGAGATTGAGGACTCGAATTCGGAGGAGGAGAGTGGCGTTCTGTTCTGTGTAGGCAATGAGGAGGTCCGCTGTCTTCGGAGTAAAATCGCAGCTCTATCCCTTCCATTTAGGACAATGCTGTATGGTAGTTTTGTTGAGTCAAAGAGGGAAATTATCGAATTTTCTCATAATGGGATATCCTTGAAGGGAATGCAAGCAGTTGAAATCTACAGCAGGACGAAAAGACTGGACCCGTTTGGTCCTGAGATTGTGATGGAGATGCTCACTTTTGCTAACAGATTCTGCTGTGAGGAGATGAAATCTGCGTGCGATGCCTATTTAGCTTCACAGGTTGGTAATCTCGAGGATGTAACAGCTCTTATGGACTATGGATTGGAGGAGACGGCACATCTTCTCGTAGCTTCATGCCTGCAGGTTCTATTGAGGAAGCTCCCGCGTTCATTGTATATTCCAAAGGTGATGAAGCTCTTATGTAGCTCAGAGGCAAGGGAGAGGTTAGCAATGGTGGGGCATGCTTCTTTCATGCTTTATTATTTCCTAACACAAGTCGCGTTGAAGGAGAGTATGGTAGCTGACACAACACTCGTGTTGCTGGAGAGGTTAAAAGAGTGTGCCACAGAGAAGTGGCAGCAGGCCCTTGCTTTGCACCAATTGGGCTGTGCCAGGCTTGAAAGGAAGGAATTCAAGGAAGCTCAGAGCTGCTTTGAGGAGGCAGCTGAATTGGGTCATGCCTATTCCATAGCAGGCATTGCAAGAGCTAGGTATAAGCAGGGGCAGCAGTATCTAGCCTATAAGTTGATAAACTCTGTCATCTCTGAGAACAACAAACCCTCGGGATGGATGTTTCAGGAACGATCTTTATATGGGATCGAGGGGGACAAGATTTCTGATGCAAATGCCGCGACTAAATTGGACCCCACTCTCTTGTTCCCTTACAAGTTGAGGGCTGTTGTGAAAGCAGAGGAGCAGCAGATCAGGGCAGCTATATCAGAGATTGACAGAATTATCGGGTTTAAGCTTGCAACCGACTGCCTCGAATTGCGGGCTTGGTTTTCAATTGCAGCCGAAGATTACGCAAGTGCCATCAGAGATATTAGGGCTCTTTTAACTTTGGAACCCAATTACATGGCGTTCAATGGGAACATTAGTGCAAACCGATTGCTCGAGCTGCTGAGTCATCAGATTGAGCAATGCAGTCAGGCTGATTGTTGGATGCAACTCTATGAGCGGTGGTCTTCTGTTGATGACATTGGGTCTCTTGCAGTCATCCATCACATGCTTGCAAATGACCCTAAGAAGAGCCTTTTATGGTTTCGGCAGTCTCTGCTTCTCCTGCG GTTGAATAGTCAAAAGGCTGCTATGAGGAGCTTGCGTTTGGCTCGAAATTTCTCAACAACTGAACAAGAGAGGCTGGTATACGAAGGGTGGATTTTGTACGACACTGGGAACCGTCAAGAAGCTATCTCTAGGGCCGAGAAATCTATTTCGATCCAAAGGTCTTTTGAGGCTTTCTTCCTTAAAGCATACGCATTAGCAGACACAATTTTGGATCCTGAATCTTCCTCATACGTCATTCAACTTCTAGAGGAAGCTCTTAAATGCCCTTCAGATGGTTTAAGGAAAGGGCAG GCTCTGAATAATTTAGCCAGTATTTATGTGGACTGCGGCAAATTGGAACCTGCCGAAACTTGCTATAAGAATGCACTCGATATTAAGCACACAAGAGCTCATCAAGGTTTGGCTCGTGTTTATCATATGAAGAATCAAAGGCAAGCAGCATATGATGAAATGTCCCAGCTTATAGAGAAAGCACAATATAAGGCATCGGCATATGAGAAAAGGTCAGAATACAGCGACCGTGAGATGGCACAAAGTGATCTTAATATGGCAACGCAGCTGGATCCGCTGAGGACATATCCTTACAGATATAGGGCCGCAG TTCTAATGGACGACCAGAAGGAGGCCGAAGCTGTGGAAGAGCTTACGAGGGCCATAGCATTCAAACCCGACTTGCAAATGCTTCACCTTAGAGCGGCTTTCTACGAGTCGATAGGAGACCTCTCATCTGCTCTTCAGGATTGTGAGGCGGCTCTGTGTTTGGATCCAACCCATATGGACACGCTCGATCTGTATCAACGTGCCCATGGCAGAGCTGCTGAACAAGTTAAAGTGAGCATCTCTGGCAGCTAA